A portion of the Burkholderiales bacterium genome contains these proteins:
- the himA gene encoding DNA-binding protein, translated as MGKVISKADLVEVAAKAAGISKTAAAEAINAAMSAVVSNVARGNRVTLVGFGTFAPRKRKARNGKNPATGETIKIPARTVPAFSAGQAFKDAVAGKRKK; from the coding sequence ATGGGTAAAGTCATCAGCAAAGCCGACCTGGTGGAGGTCGCCGCCAAGGCCGCGGGGATCAGCAAGACGGCGGCCGCCGAAGCCATCAACGCCGCCATGAGCGCCGTGGTGTCCAACGTGGCCAGGGGCAACCGGGTCACCCTGGTCGGATTCGGCACCTTCGCCCCCCGCAAGCGCAAGGCGCGCAACGGCAAGAACCCCGCCACAGGAGAAACCATCAAGATCCCGGCGCGGACGGTGCCCGCTTTCTCCGCGGGCCAGGCGTTCAAGGACGCCGTCGCCGGCAAGAGAAAGAAGTAA
- a CDS encoding ATPase: MALSPGIVRAVLSDALAASLDGLLPEGTPRRVHGAVRMPGKVTAVLGVRRAGKTTFVHQLRRERLAAGTARALLPYVNFEDERLAGLEGNQLGLLLEEYGRRVPNAARLGTVLWCFDEIQVVPGWERFVRRLLDSKSAEVIVAGSSAALLSREIGTALRGRAWSVVLFPFSFPEALAHQGEPVTADPALVTSAERNRLEYAFLQWLETGGFPEAQGLDAATRRQLLRDYVDVAILRDVVERHGVTNIAGLRWLVRHLLANAAGAFSIEKFHRTLKSQGIAVSRDTLHHLLAYLEDCFLVRTVWMEADSERQRMVNPRKIYPVDAGLIPLFDRSGRTNLGHALETAVLIELERRRCEVTYVRTPEGYEVDFLARAPDGIEHLIQVCADASDPETAEREIRALREAGRRRRKARRWLLTPTRDRLPPAPPLDIACQTAYQWMLAGEAAAA, translated from the coding sequence GTGGCCCTGTCCCCCGGAATTGTTCGGGCGGTCTTGAGCGATGCGCTGGCGGCCTCCCTCGACGGCCTGCTCCCCGAGGGCACTCCGCGCCGCGTTCACGGCGCGGTGCGCATGCCTGGAAAGGTGACCGCCGTCCTAGGGGTGCGGCGGGCGGGTAAGACGACCTTTGTGCATCAGCTCCGGCGCGAGCGGCTGGCGGCGGGCACAGCGCGCGCACTGCTGCCCTACGTGAACTTCGAGGATGAACGGCTGGCGGGTCTCGAAGGGAACCAACTCGGCTTGCTCTTGGAGGAGTACGGGCGCCGCGTGCCCAACGCCGCCCGGCTCGGCACGGTGCTCTGGTGCTTCGACGAGATCCAGGTCGTCCCTGGCTGGGAGCGCTTCGTGAGGCGGCTATTGGATAGCAAAAGCGCCGAGGTGATCGTGGCCGGCTCCTCGGCCGCGCTCCTCTCGCGGGAGATCGGGACGGCGCTCCGGGGCCGCGCCTGGTCGGTGGTCCTTTTTCCATTCAGCTTTCCCGAGGCGCTCGCGCACCAGGGAGAGCCAGTTACTGCCGACCCCGCGCTCGTCACCAGCGCGGAACGCAATCGCCTGGAGTATGCTTTTCTGCAATGGCTCGAGACCGGCGGTTTTCCGGAAGCGCAAGGGCTCGATGCCGCCACGCGCCGGCAACTCCTACGCGATTACGTGGACGTGGCCATTCTGCGCGATGTGGTCGAGCGTCACGGTGTCACCAACATCGCAGGGCTTCGCTGGCTCGTGCGGCATCTCCTGGCCAATGCCGCAGGCGCTTTCAGCATTGAGAAATTCCACCGTACCCTCAAGAGCCAAGGAATCGCCGTTTCGCGCGACACCCTCCACCACCTGCTCGCTTATCTGGAGGACTGCTTCCTCGTACGCACGGTGTGGATGGAAGCGGACTCGGAGCGCCAGCGCATGGTCAACCCGCGCAAGATCTATCCGGTAGACGCTGGGCTCATCCCTCTGTTCGATCGCAGCGGGCGAACCAATCTGGGTCACGCACTGGAGACAGCGGTGCTCATTGAACTGGAGCGGCGCCGGTGCGAAGTCACATACGTGCGCACGCCAGAAGGGTATGAGGTGGATTTCCTAGCCCGCGCACCCGATGGCATCGAGCACTTGATCCAGGTGTGCGCGGACGCGAGCGACCCTGAGACGGCGGAGCGGGAAATCCGTGCCCTTCGGGAAGCGGGACGGCGGCGAAGAAAAGCGCGGCGATGGTTACTCACGCCCACGCGAGACCGCCTGCCACCGGCGCCACCGCTGGATATCGCTTGCCAGACGGCCTATCAGTGGATGCTCGCCGGGGAAGCGGCTGCGGCATGA
- a CDS encoding gamma-glutamyltransferase, translated as MIHSTLATRGIAVAPHSLAAQSALAVLREGGNALEAMIAGAATIAVVYPHMNGIGGDSFWLFYAPEAGVSSIDACGAAGNHASRTFYQERGLAAIPVRGPLAANTVAGTLSGWDLAYQVSRNEWGGRLPFARLLEDAIHYAREGVPVTASQAAATAAKLEELKDQPGFAERFLVDGAPPAAGSRYLQPALAATLERIARAGPRDFYEGELARAVAAELEAAGSPLTFEDLARHQAVMKPALSLKHSLGTVHNMAPPTQGVVSLMILGILDRLAIAGLDPLSADYVHRAVEATKLAFRIRDRYVTDPAYMKVDPQSLLEPGALDSLAAEVDLKRAAPWGQATAPGDTVWLGAIDGEGRAVSFIQSIYHEFGSGVVLPGTGIHWQNRGCSFSLDPQALNALEPGRKPFHTLNPALALLNDGRVMVYGTMGGDGQPQTQAAVFTRYAAMGYELQQVVSMPRWLLGRTWGNPSDTLKLERRFPAQVFDELARRGHAVERLRSFDEAVGHAGALVFYANGIMEGAADPRSNGGVAGF; from the coding sequence ATGATCCACAGCACCCTCGCCACCCGCGGCATCGCCGTCGCGCCCCACTCCCTCGCCGCCCAGTCGGCGCTCGCCGTGCTGCGGGAAGGCGGCAACGCCCTGGAGGCCATGATCGCCGGGGCGGCTACCATCGCCGTGGTCTATCCCCACATGAACGGCATCGGCGGCGATTCGTTCTGGCTGTTCTACGCGCCGGAAGCGGGTGTAAGCTCCATCGACGCCTGCGGCGCCGCGGGAAACCACGCGAGCCGCACGTTCTACCAGGAGCGAGGGCTCGCCGCGATCCCCGTGCGCGGACCCCTCGCCGCCAACACGGTGGCCGGCACCCTGTCCGGCTGGGACCTGGCCTACCAGGTCTCGCGCAACGAATGGGGCGGGCGCTTGCCTTTCGCCCGGCTGCTGGAGGACGCGATCCACTACGCCCGGGAGGGGGTGCCGGTCACCGCCAGCCAGGCGGCGGCGACCGCCGCCAAGCTGGAGGAGCTCAAGGATCAGCCGGGCTTCGCCGAGCGCTTCCTGGTGGACGGCGCGCCGCCGGCCGCGGGCAGCCGCTACCTGCAGCCGGCCCTCGCCGCCACGCTGGAGCGGATCGCCCGGGCCGGACCCCGGGACTTCTACGAAGGGGAGCTCGCCCGGGCGGTGGCGGCCGAACTAGAGGCAGCTGGCAGCCCCCTCACCTTCGAGGACCTGGCGCGGCACCAGGCGGTCATGAAGCCGGCGCTCTCCCTCAAGCACTCCCTCGGCACCGTGCACAACATGGCCCCGCCGACCCAGGGCGTGGTTTCCCTGATGATCCTGGGCATCCTGGATCGGCTCGCCATCGCCGGGCTCGATCCCCTGTCGGCGGATTACGTGCACCGGGCGGTGGAGGCGACCAAGCTGGCGTTCCGCATCCGGGACCGCTACGTGACCGATCCCGCCTACATGAAGGTGGACCCCCAGTCCCTACTGGAGCCGGGCGCTCTGGACTCCCTGGCGGCGGAGGTGGACCTCAAGCGGGCGGCCCCATGGGGACAGGCCACCGCGCCCGGGGACACGGTGTGGCTGGGCGCGATCGACGGCGAGGGCCGGGCGGTCTCCTTCATCCAGAGCATCTACCACGAGTTCGGCAGTGGCGTCGTGCTGCCCGGCACAGGCATCCACTGGCAGAACCGGGGCTGCAGCTTCTCCCTGGACCCGCAGGCGCTGAACGCCTTGGAGCCGGGGCGCAAGCCTTTCCACACCTTGAACCCCGCCCTCGCTCTCTTGAACGATGGCCGCGTGATGGTGTACGGCACCATGGGCGGGGACGGCCAGCCCCAGACCCAGGCGGCGGTGTTCACCCGCTACGCGGCGATGGGCTACGAGCTGCAGCAAGTGGTGTCCATGCCCCGCTGGCTCCTGGGACGCACCTGGGGCAACCCCTCGGACACCCTCAAGCTGGAGCGGCGCTTTCCGGCGCAGGTGTTCGACGAGCTCGCCCGCCGCGGCCACGCGGTGGAGCGGCTGCGCAGCTTCGACGAGGCGGTGGGCCACGCCGGGGCCCTCGTGTTTTATGCCAACGGCATAATGGAAGGGGCCGCCGACCCCCGCTCCAACGGAGGCGTGGCGGGATTCTGA
- a CDS encoding C4-dicarboxylate ABC transporter substrate-binding protein — MNALERLGNGIDAFIDWVGRATSWLTLILVLLIATEVLLRYAFSLGAVWAQELEWHILAVIALWGIAYTQKEDAHVRVDILYHGYSQRTRDWIEFLSALFIMTPISFYVAYLSIPFVQQSYAIGEISPDPGGLTHRWVLKSFVTSGFLLLGLQSLAIALKQAAILLRGRREG; from the coding sequence GTGAACGCGCTGGAGCGGCTTGGCAACGGCATCGACGCCTTCATCGACTGGGTGGGCCGCGCGACGTCCTGGCTCACCCTGATCCTGGTGCTCCTCATCGCCACCGAAGTGCTGCTGCGCTACGCCTTCAGTTTGGGGGCGGTGTGGGCCCAAGAGCTGGAGTGGCACATTCTCGCCGTGATCGCCCTGTGGGGCATCGCCTATACGCAGAAGGAGGACGCCCACGTGCGGGTGGACATCCTCTATCACGGCTACAGCCAGCGCACCCGGGACTGGATCGAGTTCCTGAGCGCCCTCTTCATCATGACGCCGATCTCGTTCTACGTGGCCTACCTGTCGATCCCCTTCGTGCAGCAGTCCTACGCCATCGGCGAGATCTCCCCGGACCCGGGCGGGCTCACCCACCGCTGGGTCCTCAAGTCCTTCGTCACCTCCGGCTTTCTACTGCTGGGGTTGCAGAGCCTGGCGATTGCGCTCAAGCAGGCGGCGATCCTCCTGCGCGGCCGCCGGGAGGGCTGA
- a CDS encoding carboxymuconolactone decarboxylase, protein MARLPLVSEQTHPELSPLIERIREERGGRLLNLYATLLHSPPVAEGWLKLLTAVRQHTRLDPALRELAILRVALINEAQYEYRTHVPFALQAGLTPEQLEALPAWGESPLFDQRARDVLAYVDAMTRDVHVPDALFEPLRRWFDPRQLVELTVTVAAYNMVSRFLEALQVEADR, encoded by the coding sequence ATGGCCCGGCTTCCCCTGGTGAGCGAGCAGACCCATCCCGAGCTCTCCCCGTTGATCGAGCGCATCCGGGAGGAGCGCGGGGGGCGGCTCCTCAACCTCTACGCCACGCTGCTCCACAGCCCGCCCGTGGCGGAAGGCTGGCTCAAGCTCTTGACTGCGGTGCGGCAGCACACTCGGCTCGACCCAGCCCTCCGGGAACTCGCGATCCTGCGGGTGGCGCTGATCAATGAGGCGCAATACGAGTATCGGACCCACGTGCCCTTCGCCCTGCAGGCGGGCCTCACCCCGGAGCAGCTCGAGGCCTTGCCGGCGTGGGGGGAAAGCCCCCTGTTCGACCAGCGGGCGCGGGACGTGCTCGCCTACGTGGATGCCATGACCCGGGACGTCCACGTGCCCGATGCCCTGTTCGAACCCTTGCGGCGCTGGTTCGATCCGCGGCAACTGGTGGAACTGACGGTCACGGTGGCCGCGTACAACATGGTATCCCGGTTCCTGGAGGCGCTGCAGGTGGAGGCCGACCGATAG
- a CDS encoding DNA-binding protein gives MSVESFLDTNVFVYQLERSDARKADIAERLIAEGIAQSSACISYHVVQELLNIVLRKARVKLAPDDARRYLQGVLAPLYQVQPSLRLYHAALDLHARYRFGFHDSLIVAAALEAGCKRLYSEDLQDGQNIGGLTIVNPFARRSPELRKAKSRRKP, from the coding sequence ATGAGCGTTGAGTCGTTTCTCGACACGAATGTATTCGTGTATCAACTCGAGCGCTCGGATGCCCGCAAGGCTGACATCGCCGAGCGGCTGATTGCCGAGGGCATCGCGCAGAGTTCGGCGTGCATCAGCTATCATGTCGTCCAGGAATTGCTCAACATCGTCCTGCGCAAAGCGAGGGTGAAGCTGGCTCCCGACGACGCGCGCCGCTACCTACAGGGAGTGCTGGCACCCTTGTACCAGGTGCAGCCGAGCCTCAGGCTCTATCACGCCGCGCTCGACCTTCATGCACGCTACCGCTTCGGTTTTCACGACAGCCTCATCGTTGCCGCCGCTTTGGAGGCTGGCTGCAAGCGGCTTTACAGCGAGGATTTGCAGGACGGCCAGAACATCGGCGGGCTGACCATCGTCAACCCTTTTGCAAGGCGATCACCCGAACTGCGGAAGGCCAAATCCCGCAGGAAGCCCTGA
- the mpl gene encoding UDP-N-acetylmuramate--L-alanyl-gamma-D-glutamyl-meso-2,6-diaminoheptandioate ligase: protein MSEQLAAQGIELIEGYGAEQVGLEPDVFVVGNVVSRGNPLIEEVLDRGLPYTSGPEWLAQSVLRGRWVLACAGTHGKTTTASMLAWILEYAGLKPGFLIGGVPRNFGVSARLAPGSPFFVIEADEYDTAFFDKRSKFVHYRPRTAVLNNLEFDHADIFPDLAAIETQFHHLVRTVPGNGLIVANGGDEALARVLARGCWTPVERFGVPSGWEARPTEAGFQVLHAGRVEGEVRWPLLGAHNQLNALAAIAAARHAGVPVPAAAQALGRFENVRRRLEVRGTVDGITVYDDFAHHPTAIRSTLEALRPAVKGGRILAVLEPRSNTMKLGVWKDALAPSLAWADRVFCYTEGLGWDAQGALAPLGARASVFGDLAQLVEAIAAEARPGDHVLIMSNGAFGGIHEKLLARLAERGEEQGASSAGARA, encoded by the coding sequence ATGAGCGAGCAGCTCGCCGCCCAGGGCATCGAGCTGATCGAGGGCTACGGCGCCGAGCAGGTCGGGCTCGAGCCCGACGTCTTCGTGGTGGGCAACGTGGTGTCCCGGGGCAATCCCCTCATCGAAGAGGTGCTGGACCGGGGCTTACCTTATACCTCCGGCCCCGAGTGGCTGGCGCAAAGCGTGCTCCGGGGCCGCTGGGTGCTCGCTTGCGCCGGGACCCATGGCAAGACCACCACCGCTTCCATGCTGGCCTGGATTCTGGAGTACGCAGGGCTCAAGCCCGGATTCCTGATCGGCGGTGTGCCGCGCAACTTCGGTGTCTCCGCCCGGCTCGCCCCCGGCTCGCCCTTCTTCGTGATCGAGGCGGACGAGTACGACACTGCCTTCTTCGACAAGCGCTCCAAGTTCGTGCATTACCGGCCGCGCACCGCGGTGCTCAACAACCTGGAGTTCGACCACGCCGACATCTTTCCCGATCTCGCCGCCATCGAGACCCAGTTCCACCACCTGGTGCGCACCGTTCCCGGCAACGGCCTCATCGTGGCGAACGGCGGCGACGAAGCCCTCGCGCGGGTGCTGGCGCGGGGCTGCTGGACGCCGGTGGAGCGCTTCGGCGTCCCCAGCGGCTGGGAAGCGCGGCCTACGGAGGCCGGGTTCCAGGTGCTCCACGCCGGTCGCGTGGAAGGGGAGGTGCGCTGGCCGCTCCTAGGTGCCCACAACCAACTGAACGCCCTGGCGGCCATCGCCGCGGCGCGCCACGCCGGCGTGCCGGTCCCGGCGGCGGCCCAGGCCCTCGGGCGCTTCGAGAACGTGCGGCGGCGCCTGGAGGTGCGGGGCACCGTGGACGGCATCACGGTCTACGACGACTTCGCCCACCATCCCACGGCCATCCGCTCGACCCTGGAGGCCTTGCGCCCGGCGGTGAAAGGGGGGCGCATCCTGGCGGTGCTGGAGCCCCGCTCCAACACCATGAAGCTGGGTGTATGGAAGGACGCCCTCGCCCCGAGCCTGGCCTGGGCCGACCGGGTGTTCTGCTATACCGAGGGTCTGGGCTGGGACGCCCAGGGGGCTCTGGCGCCCCTGGGCGCCAGGGCGTCCGTCTTTGGCGATCTCGCCCAACTGGTGGAGGCGATCGCCGCCGAGGCCCGCCCGGGGGACCACGTGCTCATCATGAGCAACGGCGCCTTCGGCGGAATCCACGAGAAGCTGCTCGCCCGGCTTGCCGAGCGAGGGGAGGAGCAGGGGGCAAGCTCAGCGGGCGCCCGCGCCTGA
- a CDS encoding C4-dicarboxylate ABC transporter translates to MPMNEILAILLIVSFVVLLLAGVRVAYAIAAAGFVFGFLGFGTTLFNLLPARIYGVATNYTLLAVPLFVFMGVLLEKSRIAEDMLDVMGHLAGRLPGGMGIAIILVGVMMGAATGIVGATVVTLGLIALPTLLKRGYHHGLASGAICASGTLGQIIPPSLILILLADLMQESVGTLFAAALMPGLMLAGLYVIYLLILGQVKPRLAPPLSHEELNSLSRGQLLVEVFRGVLPPLALVFAVLGSIIGGIAAPTEAASMGAFGAILIAALARKLSLRVLRETMRETLKTTAMILFIIMAAQVFSLAFRGLSGEDLIAEFMALVPGGVWGTILFLMVLLFVLGFFLEWIEISYIVLPLLLPFFQQAGVDMVWLATLICMNLQTSFLTPPFGWALFFLKGVAPPEVKTMEIYKGVIPFIGVQIVGLALLMLFPDVATWLPRYIGWLK, encoded by the coding sequence ATGCCGATGAACGAAATCCTCGCGATCCTGCTGATCGTCTCCTTTGTCGTCCTGCTGCTCGCTGGCGTGCGGGTCGCCTACGCCATCGCCGCCGCCGGGTTCGTCTTCGGCTTCCTCGGCTTCGGCACCACTCTGTTCAACCTCCTCCCGGCACGCATCTACGGCGTGGCCACCAACTACACGCTGCTGGCGGTGCCGCTGTTCGTGTTCATGGGGGTGCTGCTGGAGAAGTCCCGCATCGCCGAAGACATGCTGGACGTGATGGGCCACCTGGCCGGGCGGCTGCCGGGCGGGATGGGGATTGCCATCATCCTGGTGGGCGTCATGATGGGCGCCGCCACGGGCATCGTCGGCGCCACCGTCGTGACCCTGGGGCTCATCGCCCTTCCCACCCTGCTCAAGCGGGGCTATCACCACGGACTCGCGAGCGGAGCCATCTGCGCCTCGGGAACCCTGGGCCAAATCATTCCTCCGAGCCTGATCCTGATCCTGCTGGCGGACCTGATGCAGGAATCGGTGGGCACCCTCTTCGCCGCGGCCCTCATGCCGGGCCTGATGCTGGCCGGGCTGTACGTGATCTATCTCCTGATCCTGGGGCAGGTGAAGCCCCGGCTGGCGCCGCCCCTCTCCCACGAGGAACTCAATTCCCTCTCCCGCGGCCAGCTCCTGGTGGAGGTCTTCCGCGGCGTGCTGCCGCCGCTGGCCTTGGTGTTCGCGGTGCTGGGCTCCATCATCGGCGGGATCGCCGCCCCGACGGAGGCCGCCTCCATGGGCGCCTTCGGCGCCATCCTGATCGCCGCCCTCGCCCGCAAGCTTTCCCTGCGGGTGCTGCGGGAGACCATGCGGGAGACTCTCAAGACCACCGCCATGATCCTCTTCATCATCATGGCGGCCCAGGTGTTCAGCCTCGCCTTCCGCGGACTTTCGGGGGAGGACCTGATCGCCGAGTTCATGGCCCTGGTGCCGGGGGGCGTGTGGGGCACTATCCTCTTCCTCATGGTGCTGCTCTTCGTCCTGGGCTTTTTCCTGGAATGGATCGAGATCTCCTATATCGTGCTGCCGCTCCTGCTGCCGTTTTTCCAGCAGGCGGGGGTGGACATGGTGTGGCTGGCGACGCTGATCTGCATGAACCTGCAGACCTCGTTCCTCACGCCGCCCTTCGGCTGGGCGCTCTTCTTCCTCAAAGGCGTGGCGCCGCCGGAAGTGAAGACGATGGAAATCTACAAGGGAGTGATCCCCTTCATCGGGGTGCAGATCGTGGGGCTCGCCCTCCTCATGCTCTTCCCCGATGTCGCCACGTGGCTGCCCCGCTACATCGGCTGGCTCAAATAG
- a CDS encoding C4-dicarboxylate ABC transporter, which yields MNRRGFLKKTAVAGAAAGTLGFPMIAKAQAAKTFNWKMTTTWPAGSPFYQSGPGSAEAFAKKVEAMSNGRLKIKVFAAGELLPAFEGFDACAAGTVEMNHGVAYYWAGKTFASQYFGTVPFGMSYLGQHAWLWEGGGNQLWEEVYKPFGLVPLPAGCTGVQMTGWFKKPVNSVADFKGLKMRIPGLAGKVYAALGVDVKLLPGGEIFPALERGVIDAAEWVGPFLDMKLGLQNAAKYYYTTGWHEPSTTTEIVINKKAWDSLPADLKEIVVYAAKAMDLEGLLWLETKNAEALDELVQKHGVKVSTLPPDVVKKLKEATADTLSSAAAKDPLVKKVHDHYFAFKKKHDFWAKVSETHFATQVRDI from the coding sequence ATGAATCGACGCGGATTTCTCAAGAAGACGGCCGTCGCCGGCGCCGCCGCGGGGACCCTGGGCTTTCCCATGATCGCAAAAGCCCAGGCCGCCAAGACCTTCAACTGGAAGATGACCACCACCTGGCCGGCGGGCTCGCCCTTCTACCAGTCCGGCCCGGGCAGCGCCGAGGCCTTCGCCAAGAAAGTGGAGGCCATGTCCAACGGGCGGCTGAAGATCAAGGTGTTCGCCGCCGGGGAGTTGCTCCCCGCGTTCGAAGGCTTCGACGCCTGCGCCGCCGGCACGGTGGAGATGAACCACGGCGTCGCCTACTACTGGGCCGGGAAGACCTTCGCCTCCCAGTACTTCGGCACCGTGCCCTTCGGCATGAGCTACCTGGGCCAGCACGCCTGGCTGTGGGAGGGCGGCGGCAATCAGCTCTGGGAAGAAGTCTACAAGCCCTTCGGGCTGGTGCCGCTGCCGGCGGGCTGCACCGGCGTGCAGATGACCGGCTGGTTCAAGAAGCCGGTCAACTCGGTCGCCGACTTCAAGGGCTTGAAGATGCGCATCCCGGGGCTCGCCGGCAAGGTCTACGCGGCGCTGGGCGTGGACGTGAAGCTGCTGCCGGGCGGCGAGATCTTCCCGGCCCTCGAGCGGGGCGTGATCGACGCCGCCGAGTGGGTGGGGCCGTTCCTGGACATGAAGCTGGGACTGCAGAACGCGGCCAAGTACTACTACACCACGGGCTGGCACGAGCCCTCCACCACCACCGAGATCGTGATCAACAAGAAGGCCTGGGACTCGCTCCCGGCCGACCTCAAGGAGATCGTGGTCTACGCCGCCAAGGCGATGGACCTGGAGGGGCTGCTGTGGCTCGAGACCAAGAACGCCGAGGCGCTGGACGAGCTGGTGCAGAAGCACGGCGTGAAGGTCTCCACCCTGCCGCCCGACGTGGTCAAGAAACTGAAAGAGGCGACCGCGGACACCCTCTCGAGCGCCGCCGCCAAGGACCCTCTGGTGAAGAAGGTCCACGACCACTACTTTGCCTTCAAGAAGAAGCACGACTTCTGGGCCAAGGTGAGCGAGACCCACTTCGCCACCCAGGTGCGCGATATCTAG
- the phd gene encoding transcriptional regulator, which translates to MKLKITTVGNSAGVILPKELLARLRLEKGDALYAIELPDGIKLTPFDPKLAEQMEVAERIMRKRRALLKKLAES; encoded by the coding sequence ATGAAACTCAAGATCACCACCGTCGGCAATTCGGCCGGCGTGATCCTCCCCAAGGAGCTCCTCGCCCGGCTGCGCCTGGAAAAGGGCGACGCGCTCTACGCCATCGAGCTGCCGGACGGCATCAAGCTTACCCCCTTCGACCCCAAGCTCGCCGAACAGATGGAGGTGGCCGAGCGGATCATGCGCAAGCGCCGCGCCCTGCTGAAAAAACTGGCGGAGAGCTGA
- the mscL gene encoding large-conductance mechanosensitive channel, whose product MGVIAEFKEFAVKGNVVDLAVGVVIGTAFGKIVDSLVRDVIMPPVGLLLGRVDFSNLFVLLKEGTTPGPYLTVEAAAKAGAVTLNIGLFLNAIVSFLIIAWAVFLVVKAINRLKREKEAAPPPSPAPSREAALLAEIRDLLKARA is encoded by the coding sequence ATGGGTGTGATTGCCGAGTTCAAGGAGTTCGCCGTCAAGGGCAACGTGGTGGACCTGGCCGTGGGCGTAGTGATCGGCACCGCTTTCGGCAAGATCGTGGACTCCCTGGTGCGGGACGTGATCATGCCGCCGGTGGGGCTGCTCCTCGGCCGGGTGGATTTCTCGAATCTTTTCGTCCTGCTCAAGGAGGGGACGACGCCGGGCCCTTACCTCACCGTAGAGGCGGCGGCCAAGGCCGGCGCCGTCACCCTCAACATCGGCTTGTTCCTCAACGCCATCGTGAGTTTTTTGATCATCGCCTGGGCGGTCTTCCTGGTGGTGAAGGCGATCAACCGGCTCAAGCGGGAGAAGGAGGCTGCGCCGCCCCCGTCCCCTGCACCGTCCCGGGAGGCGGCCCTGCTCGCCGAGATCCGGGATCTATTGAAAGCGCGCGCGTAG
- a CDS encoding lipoprotein, translating to MMRSLLALTAAAVLAAGCATNPVTGRSQLMLVSESQAIAASRQAYVQMLTPLEKQGKVNEDPALKARIDRIAERLVAQAVKYRPETGGWDWEIKVIHDPKTVNAWAMAGGKMAIYTGLIEKLNASDDELAQVLAHEIAHALSAHTAEKMSVALASDLVVTGVAVASDRPQIAATGAALAAALAVQMPNSRTMEAEADRIGIELAAKAGYDPRAAVTLWDKMARLGDSRPPEFLSTHPSPENRKKMLEALVPRMMAYYQASGPRPTHPVK from the coding sequence ATGATGAGATCCCTCTTAGCCCTGACGGCGGCCGCGGTGCTCGCCGCCGGTTGCGCCACCAACCCGGTCACCGGGCGCAGCCAGTTGATGCTCGTGTCGGAGAGCCAGGCCATCGCTGCCTCCCGGCAGGCCTACGTGCAGATGCTGACGCCCCTGGAGAAGCAGGGGAAGGTGAACGAGGATCCCGCCCTCAAGGCGCGCATCGACCGCATCGCCGAGCGCCTGGTGGCCCAGGCCGTCAAGTACCGGCCCGAGACCGGGGGGTGGGACTGGGAGATCAAAGTGATCCATGACCCCAAGACGGTGAACGCCTGGGCCATGGCCGGCGGCAAGATGGCCATCTACACCGGTCTCATCGAGAAGCTGAACGCCAGCGACGACGAGCTCGCCCAGGTGCTGGCCCACGAGATCGCCCATGCCCTGTCGGCCCACACCGCGGAGAAGATGTCCGTGGCCCTGGCGAGCGACCTGGTGGTGACCGGGGTCGCCGTCGCTTCCGACCGGCCCCAGATCGCCGCCACGGGAGCGGCCCTGGCCGCCGCCCTGGCGGTGCAGATGCCCAACAGCCGCACCATGGAGGCGGAAGCAGACCGCATTGGCATCGAGCTGGCGGCCAAGGCGGGCTACGATCCCCGCGCCGCCGTGACCCTGTGGGACAAGATGGCCAGGCTGGGCGACAGCCGGCCGCCGGAATTCCTGAGCACCCACCCGTCGCCGGAAAACCGGAAAAAAATGCTGGAAGCCCTCGTGCCCCGGATGATGGCCTACTACCAGGCGTCCGGACCCCGACCCACCCACCCGGTGAAATGA
- a CDS encoding hypothetical protein (possible pseudo, frameshifted), producing MHIHILGICGTFMGGVALLAREAGHRVTGCDATSIPP from the coding sequence GTGCACATCCACATCCTGGGAATCTGCGGCACCTTCATGGGCGGCGTCGCGCTGCTGGCGCGGGAAGCCGGCCACCGGGTGACCGGCTGCGACGCCACGTCTATCCCCCCATGA